A single genomic interval of Dromiciops gliroides isolate mDroGli1 chromosome 1, mDroGli1.pri, whole genome shotgun sequence harbors:
- the PRR16 gene encoding protein Largen isoform X2: MATGQQEILEKVVDQIDTLTSDLQLEDEMTDSSKTDTLNSSSSSTTASSLEKIKVHSNAPLIKPPVHPSAILTVLRKPNPPPPPPRLTPVKCDDPHRPVPTINPVKTNGTLLRNGALPGASNKIPNGDICCIPSSNLDKVQMQPLMHRPEKDRCPQAGTRERVRFSEKVQYHGYCPDCDVRYNIKNREVHIHSEHLHMPGKLLHQCPPLPPPPPPLPPFPLENGGLGISHSNSFPPLRPATVPPPTAPKPQKTILRKSTTTTV; the protein is encoded by the coding sequence GTGGTTGACCAGATTGACACACTGACCTCTGATCTACAGCTGGAGGATGAGATGACAGACAGCTCCAAAACTGACACACTGAACAGCAGCTCCAGCAGCACAACAGCATCCAGCTTAGAGAAGATCAAAGTGCATTCCAATGCACCACTTATCAAGCCACCAGTCCACCCTTCTGCTATCCTCACAGTCCTGAGAAAACCTAaccctccaccccctcctccgAGATTGACACCTGTGAAGTGTGATGATCCTCACAGGCCTGTGCCTACCATCAATCCTGTAAAAACGAATGGCACGCTTCTCCGAAATGGAGCTTTACCTGGAGCATCAaacaaaattccaaatggggaCATCTGCTGTATACCTAGTAGTAACTTGGACAAGGTGCAGATGCAGCCTCTGATGCACAGACCTGAGAAGGACAGGTGTCCCCAAGCAGGAACACGGGAACGGGTACGGTTTAGCGAAAAGGTGCAATACCATGGGTATTGTCCTGATTGTGATGTCCGGTATAACATAAAAAACCGAGAGGTCCACATCCACAGTGAACACCTCCACATGCCTGGAAAGCTTCTTCACCAGTgccctcctctcccacccccaccaccacctctccctccttttcctctagaAAATGGAGGGTTAGGAATAAGCCACAGTAACAGTTTTCCCCCTCTCAGACCTGCAACTGTGCCTCCACCCACTGCACCTAAACCACAGAAGACCATCTTGAGGAAATCAACCACTACAACAGTGTGA